In a genomic window of Branchiostoma lanceolatum isolate klBraLanc5 chromosome 12, klBraLanc5.hap2, whole genome shotgun sequence:
- the LOC136446433 gene encoding myosin heavy chain, embryonic smooth muscle isoform-like — MQDKDAKIKKLEADVQTMRDQLASSKESYSGKERELKAVPDQLEEEKATSANLRHEMKQSGEEQTNMLLELEGFREKGGGTEEEQKRKDNSGYDTEDWENDDVAQAQELEKKIARLEDNDKLKDHVSLQQSKQIFKYNTLSRRVPGIFTQYLRNVSNVHRRNND; from the exons ATGCAGGATAAAGATGCCAAGATCAAAAAGCTGGAGGCCGATGTTCAGACCATGCGTGACCAGCTGGCGTCTTCGAAG GAGAGTTACAGCGGGAAGGAGAGGGAGTTGAAGGCTGTACCGGACCAGCTGGAGGAGGAGAAGGCCACCTCCGCAAATCTCCGGCATGAAATGAAGCAGTCTGGTGAGGAGCAGACAAACATGTTGCTGGAGTTGGAAGGATTCCGGGAG AAGGGAGGTGGCACGGAAgaagagcaaaagcgcaaag ATAACTCTGGATATGACACCGAAGATTGGGAGAATGACGACGTTGCACAGGctcag GAACTAGAGAAGAAGATTGCCAGACTGGAGGACAACGACAAGCTGAAAGATCATGTCAGCCTCCAACAGTCCAAACAAATCTTCAA ATACAACACTCTGAGCCGGAGGGTGCCGGGGATCTTCACCCAGTATCTCCGCAACGTGTCAAACGTGCACCGCCGGAACAATGATTAA